A single window of Streptomyces xanthii DNA harbors:
- the recG gene encoding ATP-dependent DNA helicase RecG, with the protein MDLVPALEEPLKKALGPATAKVMAEHLGLHTVGDLLHHYPRRYAERGELTRLADLPLDEHVTVVAQVATARVLKFNGGSGQRLEVTITDGSGQLQLVFFGRGIHKPHKDLLPGTRAMFAGKVGVFNRKMQLAHPAYQLLQADSSQEAAEAVGSWAGALLPIYPATAKLESWKIAKAVDLVLPSAQEALDPLPESLREGRGLVPLTEALLKIHRPHTKADIADARARLKWDEAFVLQVALARRRFADTQLSAVARVPKPDGLLTAFDAKLPFTLTEGQQKVSREIFDDLATEHPMHRLLQGEVGSGKTMVALRAMLAVVDAGGQAAMLAPTEVLAQQHHRSITEMMGELAEGGMLGGVEHSTKVVLLTGSMGAAARRTALLDLTTGEAGIVIGTHALIEDKVQFHDLGLVVVDEQHRFGVEQRDALRSKGKQPPHLLVMTATPIPRTVAMTVFGDLETSVLDQLPAGRSPIASHVVPAADKPHFLTRAWERVREEVGNGHQAYVVCPRIGDDEDERPKKGKAAKKSPEDEAEKRPPLAVLEVAEQLARGPLQGLTVEVLHGRMQPDDKDAVMRRFAAGETDVLVATTVIEVGVNVPNATAMVIMDADRFGVSQLHQLRGRVGRGSAAGLCLLVTEMPEASPARARLGAVAATLDGFELSRIDLEQRREGDVLGQAQSGVRSSLRMLAVIEDEEIIAEAREEATKVVTADPDLDHLPGLRTALDALLDEEREQYLDKG; encoded by the coding sequence ATGGATCTCGTGCCCGCGCTCGAAGAACCGCTGAAGAAAGCGCTCGGTCCCGCCACCGCGAAGGTGATGGCCGAGCACCTAGGCCTGCACACCGTCGGTGACCTGCTGCACCACTACCCGCGCAGATACGCCGAGCGCGGCGAGCTCACCCGCCTCGCCGACCTGCCGCTCGACGAGCACGTCACCGTCGTCGCCCAGGTCGCGACCGCCCGCGTCCTGAAGTTCAACGGCGGCAGCGGACAGCGCCTCGAGGTCACCATCACCGACGGCAGCGGTCAGCTCCAGCTCGTCTTCTTCGGCCGCGGCATCCACAAGCCGCACAAGGACCTGCTCCCGGGCACGCGCGCGATGTTCGCCGGCAAGGTCGGCGTCTTCAACCGCAAGATGCAGCTGGCCCACCCGGCCTACCAGCTGCTGCAGGCCGACTCCTCGCAGGAGGCGGCCGAGGCCGTCGGCTCCTGGGCCGGCGCCCTCCTGCCGATCTACCCGGCCACCGCAAAGCTGGAGTCCTGGAAGATCGCCAAGGCGGTCGACCTCGTCCTGCCCAGCGCCCAGGAGGCCCTCGACCCGCTCCCGGAGTCCCTGCGCGAGGGCCGCGGCCTGGTCCCGCTCACCGAGGCGCTCCTCAAGATCCACCGGCCGCACACCAAGGCCGACATCGCGGACGCCCGCGCCCGCCTCAAGTGGGACGAGGCGTTCGTCCTCCAAGTCGCCCTCGCCCGGCGCCGGTTCGCCGACACCCAGCTCAGCGCCGTCGCGCGCGTACCGAAGCCGGACGGACTGCTCACCGCGTTCGACGCGAAGCTCCCGTTCACCCTCACCGAGGGCCAGCAGAAGGTCTCGCGCGAGATCTTCGACGACCTGGCCACCGAGCACCCGATGCACCGCCTCCTCCAGGGCGAAGTCGGCTCCGGCAAGACGATGGTCGCCCTGCGCGCCATGCTCGCCGTCGTCGACGCGGGCGGGCAGGCGGCCATGCTCGCGCCCACCGAGGTCCTCGCCCAGCAGCACCATCGGTCCATCACCGAGATGATGGGCGAGCTCGCCGAGGGCGGCATGCTCGGCGGGGTCGAGCACTCCACCAAGGTCGTCCTCCTCACTGGCTCCATGGGCGCCGCCGCCCGCCGCACGGCGCTGCTCGACCTGACCACCGGCGAGGCCGGCATCGTCATCGGCACGCACGCCCTGATCGAGGACAAGGTCCAGTTCCACGACCTCGGCCTCGTCGTCGTCGACGAGCAGCACCGCTTCGGCGTGGAGCAGCGCGACGCCCTGCGCTCCAAGGGAAAGCAGCCCCCGCACCTGCTCGTCATGACGGCCACACCGATCCCGCGGACGGTCGCCATGACCGTCTTCGGTGACCTGGAGACCTCCGTCCTCGACCAGCTGCCGGCCGGGCGCTCACCGATCGCCAGCCACGTCGTGCCCGCCGCCGACAAGCCCCACTTCCTCACGCGCGCGTGGGAGCGCGTACGCGAGGAGGTGGGTAACGGGCACCAGGCCTACGTCGTCTGCCCCCGCATCGGCGACGACGAGGACGAGAGGCCCAAGAAGGGCAAGGCCGCCAAGAAGTCCCCCGAGGACGAGGCCGAGAAGCGGCCGCCGCTCGCCGTCCTGGAGGTGGCCGAGCAGCTCGCGCGCGGGCCGCTCCAGGGGCTCACGGTCGAGGTCCTGCACGGCCGGATGCAGCCCGACGACAAGGACGCGGTGATGCGCCGCTTCGCCGCGGGCGAGACCGACGTCCTCGTCGCGACGACCGTTATTGAGGTGGGGGTGAACGTGCCGAACGCGACCGCGATGGTGATCATGGACGCGGACCGCTTCGGCGTCTCCCAGCTCCACCAGCTGCGCGGCCGCGTCGGCCGCGGCTCGGCGGCCGGCCTGTGCCTCCTGGTCACCGAGATGCCCGAGGCCAGCCCCGCGCGCGCCCGCCTCGGCGCGGTGGCCGCCACGCTCGACGGCTTCGAGCTGTCCCGGATCGACCTGGAGCAGCGCCGCGAGGGTGACGTCCTCGGCCAGGCCCAGTCCGGCGTCCGCTCGTCCCTGCGGATGCTCGCCGTCATCGAGGACGAGGAGATCATCGCCGAGGCCCGCGAGGAGGCGACCAAGGTGGTCACCGCGGACCCGGACCTCGACCACCTGCCCGGACTGCGCACCGCCCTGGACGCCCTCCTGGACGAGGAGCGGGAGCAGTACCTCGACAAGGGCTGA
- the rsmD gene encoding 16S rRNA (guanine(966)-N(2))-methyltransferase RsmD → MTRVIAGRAGGRRLAVPPGNGTRPTSDRAREGLFSTWQALLGTLDGTRVADLYAGSGAVGLEALSRGSAHALLVEADARAARTIRENIKALGLPGAEARTGKAEQIVAGPAPATPYDLVFLDPPYAVSDDDLREILLTLRTQGWLTDDALVTVERSTRGGDFRWPDGFEALRSRRYGEGTFWYGRAALTTTLTCDDAR, encoded by the coding sequence ATGACCCGCGTGATCGCCGGACGCGCCGGCGGACGCCGCCTGGCCGTGCCGCCGGGCAACGGCACCCGCCCCACCTCCGACCGCGCGCGCGAGGGCCTCTTCTCCACCTGGCAGGCCCTGCTCGGCACCCTCGACGGCACACGGGTCGCCGACCTGTACGCGGGCTCGGGAGCCGTCGGCCTGGAGGCGCTCTCCCGGGGCTCGGCCCACGCTCTCCTCGTGGAGGCCGACGCCCGCGCGGCCCGCACGATCCGGGAGAACATCAAGGCGCTCGGTCTGCCCGGCGCGGAAGCGCGTACCGGCAAGGCGGAGCAGATCGTCGCGGGCCCGGCCCCCGCCACCCCCTACGACCTGGTCTTTCTCGACCCGCCGTACGCGGTCTCGGACGACGATCTTCGCGAGATCCTGCTCACACTCCGCACTCAGGGCTGGCTCACGGACGATGCGCTCGTCACCGTTGAACGCAGTACGAGAGGCGGCGACTTCCGCTGGCCGGACGGCTTCGAGGCACTGAGGTCCCGGCGTTACGGCGAGGGAACGTTTTGGTACGGTCGCGCCGCCTTGACCACCACCCTCACGTGCGACGACGCACGATGA
- a CDS encoding YceD family protein: MNTRLDHRNPLVFDTHELGRRPGAMQRLSRTIGAPKDLGIQGVIEVPEGAPVELDLRLESVMEGVLVTGTARASAKGECVRCLEPLDQEVDADFQEMFSYPDADDRGRPKDDAGDDAEDDEDRLFLEDGLFDLEPVLRDAVVLALPMQPVCQEDCEGLCSECGVRLADDPDHHHDAVDIRWAALQGLAGTIQDGEKDEMSGAEAEAGVDEKQEK; encoded by the coding sequence CTGAACACCCGCCTCGACCACCGCAATCCTCTCGTGTTCGACACACACGAGCTGGGTCGGCGTCCTGGTGCCATGCAGCGGCTGTCCCGCACGATCGGCGCTCCCAAGGACCTCGGTATCCAGGGAGTCATCGAGGTGCCGGAAGGCGCCCCGGTGGAGCTCGACCTCCGCCTCGAGTCGGTCATGGAAGGGGTGCTTGTCACAGGCACCGCCCGTGCATCGGCCAAGGGGGAGTGCGTAAGGTGTCTGGAGCCGCTCGACCAAGAGGTCGACGCGGACTTCCAGGAGATGTTCTCGTACCCTGACGCCGACGACCGGGGCCGTCCCAAGGACGACGCCGGCGACGACGCCGAGGACGACGAGGACAGGCTCTTTCTCGAGGACGGTCTGTTCGACCTCGAGCCTGTGCTGCGTGATGCGGTGGTGCTCGCACTGCCGATGCAGCCGGTGTGCCAGGAAGACTGTGAGGGTCTGTGCTCCGAATGCGGAGTGCGTCTCGCGGACGACCCGGACCACCACCACGACGCCGTCGACATCCGTTGGGCGGCTTTGCAGGGACTCGCTGGCACCATCCAGGACGGCGAGAAGGACGAGATGAGCGGCGCCGAAGCGGAAGCGGGCGTCGACGAGAAGCAGGAGAAGTAG
- a CDS encoding ATP synthase F0 subunit B, with protein sequence MDVQKKLDEIVAAVGSARSMPMSASCVVNRADLLSMLDEVRQALPGSLAQAQELIGGREQMVEQARAEAERIIETAHAERGTLIADTEIARRSQDEADRILAEARQEAEEVRAEADDYVDSKLANFEVVLNKTLGSVGRGREKLLGTGPGTDEHGYEDEDAPERSQDPETLRRDADSYVDAKLGAFEAVLAKTLEAVGKGRQKLHGRIASDDLGALTLDGEGGAQAHTSDADYLAGLAEIGAQEPRQPETPQIPAQQPVAAYAQQPDPYAYQQQGYGQQDAYAGYPQQPQQQPDPYGYQQQDPYAAQQEQYQQYGYQQQPEQPQAAGGQQDQGGVLDETSLFDTSMINMDQVREYERQYEQGR encoded by the coding sequence GTGGACGTCCAGAAGAAGCTCGACGAGATCGTCGCCGCGGTCGGCAGCGCCCGGTCCATGCCCATGTCGGCCTCGTGCGTGGTCAACCGCGCCGACCTGCTCTCGATGCTCGACGAGGTGCGCCAGGCGCTGCCCGGCTCCCTCGCCCAGGCCCAGGAGCTGATCGGCGGGCGCGAGCAGATGGTCGAGCAGGCCCGCGCCGAGGCCGAGCGGATCATCGAGACCGCGCACGCCGAGCGCGGCACCCTGATCGCCGACACGGAGATCGCCCGCCGCTCCCAGGACGAGGCCGACCGCATCCTGGCCGAGGCCCGCCAGGAGGCGGAGGAGGTCCGCGCGGAGGCCGACGACTACGTCGACTCCAAGCTCGCCAACTTCGAGGTCGTCCTCAACAAGACGCTCGGCTCGGTCGGCCGCGGCCGCGAGAAGCTGCTCGGCACGGGCCCCGGCACGGACGAGCACGGCTACGAGGACGAGGACGCCCCCGAGCGCAGCCAGGACCCCGAGACCCTGCGCCGCGACGCCGACTCCTACGTGGACGCCAAGCTCGGCGCCTTCGAGGCGGTGCTCGCCAAGACGCTGGAGGCCGTCGGCAAGGGCCGCCAGAAGCTGCACGGCCGGATCGCCAGCGACGACCTCGGCGCGCTGACGCTCGACGGCGAGGGCGGTGCGCAGGCGCACACCAGCGACGCCGACTACCTCGCGGGCCTCGCCGAGATCGGCGCCCAGGAGCCGCGGCAGCCCGAGACCCCGCAGATCCCGGCCCAGCAGCCGGTCGCCGCGTACGCGCAGCAGCCGGACCCCTACGCCTACCAGCAGCAGGGCTACGGGCAGCAGGACGCCTACGCCGGGTACCCGCAGCAGCCGCAGCAGCAGCCGGATCCGTACGGGTACCAGCAGCAGGATCCGTACGCGGCGCAGCAGGAGCAGTACCAGCAGTACGGGTACCAGCAGCAGCCGGAGCAGCCGCAGGCGGCCGGCGGGCAGCAGGACCAGGGCGGGGTGCTCGACGAGACCAGCCTCTTCGACACCAGCATGATCAATATGGATCAGGTGCGGGAGTACGAGCGCCAGTACGAACAGGGCCGCTGA
- the rpmF gene encoding 50S ribosomal protein L32, which yields MAVPKRKMSRSNTRHRRSQWKAAVPTLVSCERCQEPKLQHIACPACGTYNKRQVLEV from the coding sequence GTGGCTGTTCCGAAGCGGAAGATGTCGCGCAGCAACACGCGCCACCGCCGGTCGCAGTGGAAGGCTGCGGTCCCCACCCTGGTTTCGTGTGAGCGTTGCCAGGAGCCCAAGCTGCAGCACATCGCGTGCCCCGCTTGCGGTACCTACAACAAGCGCCAGGTCCTCGAGGTCTGA
- a CDS encoding HSP90 family protein, with product MDSQTSQSSQTSPGAQAPHTFQVDLRGLVDLLSHHLYSSPKVYLRELLQNAVDAITARRAEQPGSPATVRLFAGSGALRVEDSGIGLSEADVHSLLATIGRSSKRDDGLESARAEFLGQFGIGLLACFVVAERIRVVSRSARTPDAPPVEWTARDDGSYTVRTLPDEARPEPGTTVHLEARAGAAEWLDEERVLSLARNFGSLLPYDVRVGETAVTDLPAVWDREHASPAARRVALAGHCRDVFGFTPLDSIDLDVPLAGVRGVAHVLPQAVSPAQRASHRVHLKGMLLTERADQLLPDWAFFVRCVIDTDSLRPTASRESLYDDETLAAVREALGERIREWLTSLAAGSPERLSAFLSVHHLGVKSLARHDKEMLRTMLPWLPFETTDGHLSLEEFAQRHPVVHFTRTVEEYRQVAPIASAQGIGVVNGGYTYDADLVEALPSVRPGTAVAELDAETVTAHLDAVDPAEELALAGFLAAARAKLDPLGCDVALRAFHPLTVPALHLDDRAARHEQARAEAEAQADDLWAGILGSLRGSAPRARLVLNHLNPLIRRVSSLDDPELIGTAAEALYGQALLMAQRPLRPADSALLNRSFIGLLEWATHPGTGKDPR from the coding sequence ATGGATTCCCAGACTTCACAAAGTTCACAGACGTCCCCGGGCGCGCAGGCGCCGCACACCTTCCAGGTCGACCTGCGTGGTCTCGTCGACCTCCTCTCCCATCACCTGTACTCCAGTCCCAAGGTCTACCTGCGCGAACTGCTGCAGAACGCGGTGGACGCGATCACCGCCCGCCGCGCCGAGCAGCCCGGCTCCCCCGCCACCGTGCGGCTGTTCGCCGGGTCCGGGGCGCTGCGCGTGGAGGACTCCGGCATCGGTCTCTCCGAGGCGGACGTGCACAGTCTGCTGGCGACGATCGGCCGCAGCTCCAAGCGCGACGACGGCCTGGAGTCGGCCCGCGCGGAGTTCCTGGGGCAGTTCGGCATCGGGCTGCTCGCGTGCTTCGTGGTCGCCGAGCGCATCCGTGTGGTGAGCCGCAGCGCACGCACTCCGGATGCCCCGCCGGTCGAGTGGACCGCCCGGGACGACGGCTCCTACACGGTGCGCACGCTGCCGGACGAGGCGCGTCCCGAGCCGGGCACGACGGTGCACCTGGAGGCCCGCGCGGGCGCGGCGGAATGGCTGGACGAGGAGCGGGTGCTGTCCCTGGCCCGGAACTTCGGCTCACTGCTGCCGTACGACGTGCGGGTGGGCGAGACGGCCGTGACGGACCTTCCGGCCGTGTGGGACCGCGAGCACGCGAGTCCGGCCGCCCGCCGGGTCGCCCTGGCGGGCCACTGCCGCGACGTGTTCGGCTTCACGCCGCTGGACTCGATCGACCTGGACGTGCCGCTCGCGGGGGTCCGGGGCGTGGCGCACGTGCTGCCGCAGGCGGTCAGTCCGGCGCAGCGCGCGAGCCACCGGGTGCACCTGAAGGGCATGCTGCTCACCGAGCGCGCCGATCAGCTGCTGCCCGACTGGGCGTTCTTCGTGCGCTGTGTCATCGACACGGACAGTCTGCGCCCGACGGCGTCGCGCGAGTCGCTGTACGACGACGAGACGCTGGCCGCCGTGCGGGAGGCCCTGGGCGAACGCATCCGGGAGTGGCTGACCTCGCTCGCGGCGGGTTCCCCGGAGCGGCTGTCGGCCTTCCTGTCCGTGCATCACCTGGGGGTCAAGTCCCTGGCGCGGCACGACAAGGAGATGCTGCGGACGATGCTTCCGTGGCTGCCGTTCGAGACGACGGACGGGCATCTCTCCCTGGAGGAGTTCGCACAGCGCCACCCGGTCGTGCACTTCACGCGCACCGTGGAGGAGTACCGGCAGGTCGCTCCGATCGCGTCGGCGCAGGGCATCGGGGTGGTCAACGGCGGTTACACGTATGACGCCGATCTGGTGGAGGCGCTGCCGTCCGTGCGTCCCGGCACGGCGGTCGCGGAGCTGGACGCGGAGACGGTCACCGCGCATCTCGACGCCGTGGACCCGGCGGAGGAGCTGGCCCTGGCGGGCTTCCTCGCGGCCGCGCGGGCCAAGCTCGACCCGCTGGGCTGCGACGTGGCCCTGCGGGCCTTCCATCCGCTGACGGTGCCGGCGCTGCACCTGGACGACCGTGCGGCCCGGCACGAGCAGGCCCGCGCGGAGGCGGAGGCCCAGGCCGACGACCTGTGGGCGGGCATTCTCGGCTCGCTGCGCGGCAGCGCGCCCCGCGCGCGTCTGGTGCTCAATCACCTCAACCCGCTGATCCGCAGGGTCAGTTCGCTCGACGACCCGGAGCTGATCGGCACGGCGGCGGAGGCCCTGTACGGGCAGGCGCTGCTGATGGCGCAGCGCCCGCTGCGCCCCGCCGACTCGGCGCTCCTCAACCGTTCGTTCATCGGCCTCCTCGAGTGGGCCACGCACCCCGGCACCGGAAAGGACCCCCGATGA
- the rnc gene encoding ribonuclease III, giving the protein MRGTVSSPKKADDAKKKVDTTASSHTLLEGRLGYKLESALLVRALTHRSYAYENGGLPTNERLEFLGDSVLGLVVTDTLYRTHPDLPEGQLAKLRAAVVNSRALAEVSRGLDLGSFIRLGRGEEGTGGRDKASILADTLEAVIGAVYLDQGLDAAGELVHRLFDPLIEKSSNLGAGLDWKTSLQELTATEGLGVPEYLVSETGPDHEKTFTAAARVGGVSYGTGTGRSKKEAEQQAAESAWRAIRAAADERAKAAEAETAAGA; this is encoded by the coding sequence GTGAGAGGCACAGTGTCGAGCCCCAAGAAGGCGGATGACGCCAAGAAAAAGGTGGACACGACAGCCTCGTCCCACACGCTTCTGGAAGGGCGGCTCGGGTACAAGCTCGAGTCCGCCCTTCTGGTGCGTGCGCTGACGCATCGCTCGTACGCGTACGAGAACGGTGGCCTGCCCACGAACGAGCGGCTGGAGTTCCTCGGGGACTCCGTGCTCGGTCTCGTGGTCACGGACACCCTCTACCGCACCCACCCCGACCTGCCTGAAGGCCAGCTGGCCAAGCTGCGGGCCGCGGTGGTCAATTCGCGTGCGCTTGCGGAGGTCAGCCGCGGGCTCGACCTGGGCTCCTTCATCCGGCTCGGCCGGGGTGAAGAGGGCACGGGCGGCCGGGACAAGGCGTCCATCCTCGCCGACACCCTTGAAGCGGTGATCGGCGCGGTCTACCTGGACCAGGGTCTGGACGCGGCCGGTGAGCTCGTTCACCGACTGTTCGACCCGTTGATCGAGAAGTCCTCGAATCTGGGTGCCGGCCTGGACTGGAAGACCAGTCTCCAGGAACTCACGGCGACCGAAGGACTCGGTGTCCCCGAGTACCTGGTCTCCGAGACCGGCCCGGACCACGAGAAGACCTTCACTGCTGCCGCCCGCGTCGGAGGCGTCTCGTACGGCACCGGCACCGGCCGCAGCAAGAAGGAAGCGGAGCAGCAGGCTGCCGAGTCCGCGTGGCGTGCGATTCGCGCCGCCGCGGACGAGCGGGCCAAGGCCGCCGAGGCGGAGACCGCCGCCGGCGCCTAG
- the mutM gene encoding bifunctional DNA-formamidopyrimidine glycosylase/DNA-(apurinic or apyrimidinic site) lyase, which translates to MPELPEVEVVRRGLARWVAQRTVEDAEVLHPRAVRRHVAGGEDFAHRLKGQRIGEPMRRGKYLWLPLDTTHTSVLAHLGMSGQLLVQPHDAPDEKHLRVRIRFADDRGTELRFVDQRTFGGLSLHENAPDGLPDVIAHIARDPLDPLFDDAAFHTALRAKRTTLKRALLDQSLISGVGNIYADEALWRAKLHYERPTATLTRPRTAELLGHVRDVMNAALAVGGTSFDALYVNVNGESGYFDRSLDAYGREGLPCRRCGTPMRRRPWMNRSSYYCPRCQRPPRVTA; encoded by the coding sequence GTGCCCGAGCTGCCCGAAGTCGAGGTCGTACGGCGCGGCCTGGCCCGCTGGGTGGCCCAGCGCACCGTCGAGGACGCCGAGGTGCTGCACCCGCGCGCGGTGCGCCGCCACGTCGCCGGCGGCGAGGACTTCGCGCACCGCCTCAAGGGGCAGCGGATCGGTGAGCCGATGCGCCGGGGCAAGTACCTCTGGCTCCCCCTGGACACCACCCACACCTCGGTCCTCGCCCACCTCGGGATGAGCGGCCAGCTCCTGGTGCAGCCGCACGACGCCCCGGACGAGAAGCACCTGCGGGTGCGGATCCGGTTCGCCGACGACCGCGGCACGGAGCTGCGCTTCGTCGACCAACGCACCTTCGGCGGCCTCTCGTTGCACGAGAACGCCCCCGACGGGCTGCCCGACGTCATCGCGCACATCGCCCGCGACCCACTCGACCCGCTGTTCGACGACGCCGCCTTCCACACCGCGCTGCGCGCCAAGCGCACCACGCTCAAGCGCGCCCTGCTCGACCAGTCACTGATCAGCGGCGTCGGCAACATCTACGCCGACGAGGCGCTGTGGCGCGCGAAGCTGCACTACGAGCGCCCCACGGCCACGCTCACACGCCCGCGCACCGCCGAACTCCTCGGTCACGTACGGGACGTGATGAACGCGGCGCTCGCGGTCGGCGGCACGAGTTTCGACGCGCTCTACGTCAACGTCAACGGGGAGTCGGGCTACTTCGACCGGTCCCTGGACGCGTACGGACGCGAGGGCCTGCCGTGCCGGCGGTGCGGCACCCCGATGCGCCGCCGCCCCTGGATGAACCGGTCCAGCTACTACTGCCCGCGCTGCCAGCGGCCGCCGCGGGTCACCGCGTAG
- the coaD gene encoding pantetheine-phosphate adenylyltransferase: MRRAVCPGSFDPITNGHLDIIARASKLYDVVHVAVMINQSKKGLFAVEERIELIREVTAEFGNVEVEAFHGLLVDFCKQRDIPAIVKGLRAVSDFDYELQMAQMNNGLSGVETLFVPTNPTYSFLSSSLVKEVAAWGGDVSHLVPPVVHEALTERLPKK; encoded by the coding sequence GTGCGCCGCGCAGTCTGTCCCGGGTCGTTCGACCCCATCACCAACGGCCACCTCGACATCATCGCCCGAGCCTCCAAGCTGTACGACGTCGTGCACGTCGCGGTGATGATCAACCAGTCGAAGAAGGGCCTCTTCGCCGTCGAGGAGCGGATCGAGCTGATCCGCGAGGTCACCGCGGAGTTCGGCAACGTCGAGGTGGAAGCCTTCCACGGCCTGCTCGTCGACTTCTGCAAGCAGCGCGACATCCCGGCCATCGTGAAGGGCCTGCGCGCCGTCAGCGACTTCGACTACGAGCTGCAGATGGCCCAGATGAACAACGGCCTCTCGGGCGTCGAGACCCTGTTCGTCCCCACCAACCCCACCTACAGCTTCCTGTCCTCCTCGCTGGTCAAGGAGGTCGCGGCCTGGGGCGGTGACGTGTCCCACCTGGTCCCGCCGGTCGTGCACGAGGCGTTGACCGAGCGCCTCCCCAAGAAGTGA